The DNA window CTGATGTAAAACAGGCAGAATTTAACCTCATCAATGCTTTTGAACTCACCAATGCTGCGAAAGCACAATTTTACCCTAGTCTTAGAATCACAGGAAGTACAGGAGTACAATCGGTAGATATTGACAAGTTATTCAGTGCCAATTCTGTTTTTGCCAATGTTTTGGTAGGTTTGGCTCAACCGATTTTGAACAAAAGACAAATCAGAACCAATTACGAAGTAAGTCTTGCGAATCAGGAAAGAGCTTATCTAAATTTCAGAAAAACGATTCTCAATGCAGGTAATGAAGTTTCGGATGCGTTGAAAATGTATAATGCTCAAGACCAATTTATCGCTTTTAAGAAAAAAGAATTATCAGCGTATGATAAATCGGTAGAGTTTTCTCAGGAATTGGTGAATTACGGAATGGCGAATTATTTAGAAGTGTTGAATGCCAACGTAAATAAACTCAATGCCGAAATTAACATTGCCAATGCTCAATATACCAAATTACAAGCAGGAGTAGAATTATACCGCGCTTTAGGTGGCGGTTGGAGATAAGAAATTGTTTTGAAATTTTTGTTAAAAAGGCGTTCAATGCTATGTTGAGCGCTTTTTTATGCTGAAAATGAGAGGGTTTAGTCTTTTTTGAATTCAATGGTAAAGTCATTTAAAATTTTGTAAATTGCAGAAGGTAAAATATTTTTGCGATGAGTTTTATTATAGATCAAGAATTTAGTTTTAACACAAATGCTGAGTTAAAAAAATACAAAAAAGATGAGCTTATCCAAAGCGAAGGAAATTATTCGCATTCGTTTTATTATTTGGTAAAAGGAGAACTTTCTGTCTTTCACTTTACCGAAGAAGGTAAAGAATTTTTGCAACACAAAGTGTTTGACCAAAGTTTTTTCGGGGAGCCAGCGGTTCTGTTAGGGAGACCTTTTCCGGGAAATGTAGTGGTGACTTCAGAATGTGCAGAAGTTTACAAAATCAACAAAGATAATTTCCTCAATTATCTGAAACAAAAACCAGACTTACTCATAGAATTTACCAAGTCTATTGCCGAAAAATCCATTAGCAAAAGCAATTCTATTAAAAATATTGTTTTCCTGAATCCTGAGAACAGAATTTTCAGCCAACTCTGCGATTATAAAAAGCAAAAAAGCTGTGGCGAAGAAAAAATTCTGATAAACATCACCCGAAAAGAACTTTCGAACATGACGGGTCTCAGAACCGAAACCATCATCAGAACCGTAAAAAAAATGGAAAGAGATGGCAAGTTAGAAATCAGAAATGGTAAAATTTATTTCTAGCCGCTGTGATTACAGTCATAGAATGAGCGTTTTAATTTCTCTAATTTTAGGGCATGAAAAATCAAGCATTCTTACTTAAGTTTTCTATTTTCAGTTTTGTAATCGTTGCGATTTTAGGCGTATTGATGCGCTATAAAATTGCCTTTTCTTTGCCTTTTGTAGAACAAAAACATCTGCAAGAAGCGCATTCTCATTTTGCTTTTTACGGCTTCATCACTTCTTGCATTTACATTTTAGTAGCACAATATCTAAGCAAAACCGTAGAAGAAATTCAGATGAAAAAATACCAAATATTGATTGGGGTTAATTTTTTCGCTTCTTACGGAATGCTGTTGAGTTTTCTCTATGCAGGATATTATTGGTTGTCCATCATTTTTTCCACCATCGCTTTGCTGAATAGTTTTGTGTACTATTTTTTCTTGTACAGAGACCTTAAAAACCTTCAGGAAACCTCCAAAATTTGGTTTTTAGCGGCTTTTTTCTTTGCCGTATTGTCTTCATTAGGTGTTTTTACATTGAGTTATATGATGGCGAGTAAAAATGTGGTACAGGAATTATATTTAGCGTCTACCTATTTTTATCTGCATTTTCAGTACAACGGATTTTTTATTTTTTCATGTTTAGGTTTGCTCTTTTATCACCTGAAAGAAAAAGGAATTCTGATCAGTTCAAAAGAAAACAGAAATATATTTTGGTTGTTGTTTATAGGTTGTTTCGTAGGCTTTGGTTTATCGGTTTTATGGTTGAAACTGCCTGTTTGGATTTATCTAGTCATTGTTTTAGCAACACTTGCTCAAACTCATGGCGCTTTTGTGTTTTTTAAATGGATAAAAAATCAATGGCCAAAGATAAAAACCACTACCAATGCTTTACAGAGATTTGTTTTCATCTATGTAGGCTTTGCTTTTGCGGTGAAAATTTTATTGCAGTTGGGTTCTGTCATTCCAGCGGTTTCTCAATTTGCGTTTGGTTTTAGAAACGTGGTAATTGCGTATTTACACTTGATTTTATTGATGTGTGTTGCGACTTTTTTATTGAGTCAAGTCATTCAAAATTTTAAAACTAGCCCAAGATTAAATGCTGGATTAAAATATTTTCTATTGAGCGTTTTTCTAAATGAATTTTTATTGGGATTAATGGGCATTTTCTCGATAAAATATGTAGCGATTCCTTTTGCCAATGAATTTTTATTCGGAATCTCTGTACTCATTTTAATCTCCATTCTAATCATCTTCAACACCTTAAAGGAAAAAAACAATTAAACCCCCTTACTTTTTTATAAATCCAAAAAAGGCTCACTGAATTTCAGTAAGCCTTTTTGTTGTTTTTAGAATTTGGAAAACTGTAGTTTTTATCTCTGTGGCTGAACCTGTCGAAGCCACAACACAAATAAATCCGTTCAGAAAAAACATTTTAAAACACACGCTTCATCAATTCGCTAGCGAATTCCCACTTTGCTCTCTTAATAACATTGTTTTAAGTTTAAAACCTTTGCGTTTCAAAAAAAATTCAGAAGAAACCAAATAAAAAAAATCCCAAGTCTTATGACTCAGGAGTTTTAAAGAATATTTGAATAAAGGGAGAGAAAATAAACGCCGTTTTAGTCATAATGGAACCTGCATTTGGCAATTAAAATTTGTTCTTCCTCGTATTTATAGATTAATCGGTGTTCCTCATCAATTCTTCGTGACCAAAATCCAGAATATTTGTGTTTTAAAGGTTCGGGTTTTCCGATTCCTTCAAACGGATTTCTCGCAATATCTTTTAGAAGTTCATTAATTCTTTTTAGCTTCTTTTTGTCTGTTTTCTGCCAATAAAGATAATCTTCCCAAGATTCATCTACGAAAATGTACTTCATTATTCTTCAATTAATGGTTTTTCAAATGAATTGCCTTGGTTAAGTTTTTCAATGGCAGCATCTAATCGCTTTTCATTGATACGTGATGATAATTCGTGATTGGTAGCCATTAAAGAATTGTATTCTTCAAGAGAAATAACCACAATCCCCGAATCTTTTCCACGATTTATGATAAGAGTTTCAAAATTCTTCGCCACTCGATCTAAATAATTTTTGATGTCTTTTCTGAAATCAGAAATGCTAGTTACAATCATTTTTGTACTTTTATTCGTACAAATATATGTACAAATTTTCATATTTGAAAATATCAGAATGTTTTTTTGAAGTTTTGTGAATAAACACCGCAACCGCAAGAATCCTTTTGAGTGGTTTCAATTATTCCAAACTTTAAACTATCTCGCTCATTTGTGACCCTTGATATATATATAAATTTATACACACGCTTCATCAATTCGCTAGCGAATTCCCACTTTGCTTTCTTAAAAACATAAGAATTATAAAAAATCTTTGCGTTTCAAAAATAATTCAGATTCCTAATCGTGAGCAAAAAACATAACCTTGTCATTCTGAACGAAGCGCAGCATAGTGAAGAATCTCTTCAAAAAGCAAAATATTTCAACTTCACGTCTTCACAATTTCCAATGTTCCTCAGAGTCCTCAAAAGCGCCACCATTTCACCACATCTCCGAGAACTTTGTGATAGAAAATATACAATTTCCACAAAGCTTCATAGCGAATGAATTTCGCCAACTTTGCTTCCTTAAAAATATAAGAATAATAAAAAACCTTTGCGTTAAAAAAATTGCAAAAGATGCTATAAAAAAAAGACTTACTAAAAATCAGTAAGCCTTTTGTTGTGAAAAACCTAAGTAATAATTATTGTGGTAAAATAACGCCATCTACTACGTGTACAATTCCGTTAGAGGCAGGAACGGTAGCAATAATATTAACCGTTCCATTGATGGTAGGTTTGCCATTCACCATTTTAATAGTAATATTTTTACCGTCTACCATGCCTAAAGATTGACCGTCAGTCATTTGTTCTGTTTTAATCACTCCTACATAAGTGTGGTGTCCTAAAATATCACCCAATTTACTGTTGTTTTCAGGTTTTAATAAATCATCAACTGTTCCAGCAGGTAATTTATCAAAAGCAGCATTTACAGGCGCAAAAACAGTAAATGGACCTGCATTACTGAGAGAAGTAGTGAGTCCCGCTGCTTCTACTGCGGTAACAAGGGTAGAAAGATCTTTATTTCCTGCCGCTAATTTAACAATGGTAGGTGCAGAATCTTCGTCTACTACAGCTTCTTGACCACCAGCTACAGTTTCTGTAGAGGTTGAGGTTTCAGTGGTAGCCTCGGTTTTGTTGCAAGAGATAAGTCCTAGAGCAACACAAGAAAGGATTAGAAATGTCTTTTTCATATTTTTATAAAATTTTAAATAAAATTACGAGCAAACCCAGTCATGCTTTTATGATTGTAATCATAAAATAATGGCTTGAAAACGTGAGATTTATCAGAGAATTGAAAAGAGCTAAATTGATATAAAAAAAATCTTCCCAAAGAGGGAAGATTTACAAAAAAACACAAATGATGAAAATTATAAATCTTTCTTATTAAACTTGATATAAGAGAGCAGAAAAGGGACTGCAATCCAAATAAAGAGAATCACCATAGAAATTCCCATTCCGCCACCTGAACCAAAAATATCTTTAAAAACTGCTCCAGAATAGCCGAGCATCGCTGAAATATTGAGTTGCAAGAGCACGAAAATTCGAGCAAGACCAATAGGGTTTATTGCTGCCAATGTCGCCATGATTCCTTCAATGGGATAATCCGAAAATTGGAACATGAGAACCAATAAAATGCCGTCATAAATTATAGCGAAAAACAACCATACAAAAATCGAAATTCCTATTCCTTTAGCTCGGTCTCTACTTCCAATCGAAGACAACATAGCAAATGCCGTGAAAATAACCGAAAGCATTACTCCAATGATAATAAGCGAAAACCCTGTTTCTATAGAAGAATAAAGCAAAATAGGAACGCCACAACCAAGTAAATACGCCAGAATCAATGCAGAGGAAAGTCCGATAAAAATATTCAACCAAATTTTACCTCTTGCAATGGGTTGACTGAGCAATAATTCTATAAACTGACTGCTGTTATACACATAAATCGTAGAAAAAATAATGCTCACAAGTGGAACCACCAATAAAACGATATTGAGCAAACTCAACGTAGCTTTGGTATAATTGCTATCTAATCCCAATACTGACCATGAAATAACAAAGAGGAGTAGGGTATACAACAAGACGATTTTATTCTTTAAAATGTCGAAAAAGATGAATTTTGCGATATTGTTCATGGCTTCATTTCCTTTAAAATACTGATGATACTTTCTGAGATTTTTTCGGTTTTTCTTTCGGTCATTAATTCTTCTACAGATTGGTGAACAATGACTTTTCCTTCATTCATAAAAACAATTTCACTCACGATATCATCCAATTCGCTCAAGAGGTGAGAGGTGATAATGATGAGTTTTCCTTTGTTTTTTTCTTTGATGATTTTATTTTTTAAAATTTCAGAAGCGAGTGGGTCTAAACCTGCCGTAGGTTCATCTAAAATAATAATCCCAGGATTGAATAAAAAAGCCAAAACAGCACTTACTTTTTGGGTAGTTCCGCCAGAAAGCGTGCGCATTTTTTTGTCGAAGATACTTTCCAGTTCGAAAGCTTCTAAAAGTTCAGTATCCAATTCGTTTTCAGAGACTTTTCGGGTATCTTTAATCATCTGAATGGTTTGTGCGATGGTCATATTTTCAGGATATCGACCAATTTGTGGCATGTAACCAATATTTTTTCGGTAGAGATAATGTTCTTTTACGCTTTCATTATTGACCAAAATATCGCCATCTTCTACTACATTTAATCCGAGAATACATTTAATAAGGGTGGTTTTTCCGCAACCATTGGGACCAATGAGTGCAACAGAATGCCCATCATTAAAGCGAATATTCACCTGATTAAGCGCAGTGAACTTATTGAATTTTTTGGTTAAATTTTTTATTTCAATCATAACTTTTTATAAAAATAATTTTTAAAATCACAAAACGGTGCATCAATTCACCATTCACCATTCATCATTTCACTCCATCATCACATCACTTCATTAGCTTTCATCTGCGGCTTCTCATCTACAAAATTCTCAGGAGTAAGACTTGGAATTAAGCGTTCGGAACGATCTAATATCTCCACGAAAAAAGCTCGGTACAACAACATAATCATAGGATTTTGTTCAGAAAGCACGGAGTATAAACTCAAGGGATGAAATGGTACATCGCCAATTTGGTCTTTGTCTAGATCATAACCTTCGTATTTGTCCCAATGATTATTTTTAAAAATATTCATCACAAGACTTCCACTCGTGCTCACATCGAAAGTATTATTTTCGAAATTATTCTTCATGAGACGGTTTTCCATGCAATTGGCATTGAGTTTTATACCCCAACCGTTGTTTGAAAATTGATTGTTGTTAAGGTCAACTTTAGAAGTGCCATCCATAAAAATGGCAGCGGTGTTGTTATTAAAAATATTGTTTTTGATTTTACTGAACGTAAGGTCTTTGAGCAAAAGTCCATAAACGCCATCTCCCCAGTTATCGAGGAATTTATTTTTGTACATGCCTACATTTCGGCTGTACATTACAGCAACTCCAGCGTCATTATTCTTAAAAATATTTCCGGTGTAGACATTGTTATGCGCGAACATAAAGTGCAACCCATAACGTTTATTTTTTTCAGAAATATTTCTAAAAACAAAGGTGTTGTTGGCTTTTTCTAAGTAAATGCCGTCTTTGTGACCAGAAATATAATTGTTTTTGATCCAGATTTCTGCACTGGACCAAACGTGAACGCCATCACCGATTAATTCTTGAGATTTTCCTCTATTGGTGGTGATTTTATTGTTTTGAATCAAACATTGATACCCTCTCTGTATGGTTATCCCGAAGTAATTGTTCTCGAAAATATTATTTTTAATGGTGGAAAACTGACTGTCATATAATCGAACAGCTCCTATGTTTTTCACTTCGTCTTCCCCAGAATTGATGATTTTAAAACCTTGCAAAAGAATTTTATTCGCTCTTAGAGAAACAATTTCGTACTTCATTTGACCGTCCAAAACAGGTCTACCGATTCCAATCAGGGCAATAGATTTTTGGATGTTGATGTTTCCTTCTCTGTAATGTCCTTTTTGCACCAAAATCGTATCGCCATTTTGAGCTTGAGCAAGAGCAGAGTTAATGGTTTTATAAGCTTGATTTTTACCTACCACAAGCGTTTTTGCTGAATGATAAAC is part of the Cloacibacterium normanense genome and encodes:
- a CDS encoding Crp/Fnr family transcriptional regulator, with protein sequence MSFIIDQEFSFNTNAELKKYKKDELIQSEGNYSHSFYYLVKGELSVFHFTEEGKEFLQHKVFDQSFFGEPAVLLGRPFPGNVVVTSECAEVYKINKDNFLNYLKQKPDLLIEFTKSIAEKSISKSNSIKNIVFLNPENRIFSQLCDYKKQKSCGEEKILINITRKELSNMTGLRTETIIRTVKKMERDGKLEIRNGKIYF
- a CDS encoding Txe/YoeB family addiction module toxin — its product is MKYIFVDESWEDYLYWQKTDKKKLKRINELLKDIARNPFEGIGKPEPLKHKYSGFWSRRIDEEHRLIYKYEEEQILIAKCRFHYD
- a CDS encoding type II toxin-antitoxin system Phd/YefM family antitoxin, whose protein sequence is MIVTSISDFRKDIKNYLDRVAKNFETLIINRGKDSGIVVISLEEYNSLMATNHELSSRINEKRLDAAIEKLNQGNSFEKPLIEE
- a CDS encoding fasciclin domain-containing protein, whose product is MKKTFLILSCVALGLISCNKTEATTETSTSTETVAGGQEAVVDEDSAPTIVKLAAGNKDLSTLVTAVEAAGLTTSLSNAGPFTVFAPVNAAFDKLPAGTVDDLLKPENNSKLGDILGHHTYVGVIKTEQMTDGQSLGMVDGKNITIKMVNGKPTINGTVNIIATVPASNGIVHVVDGVILPQ
- a CDS encoding ABC transporter permease subunit, with the protein product MNNIAKFIFFDILKNKIVLLYTLLLFVISWSVLGLDSNYTKATLSLLNIVLLVVPLVSIIFSTIYVYNSSQFIELLLSQPIARGKIWLNIFIGLSSALILAYLLGCGVPILLYSSIETGFSLIIIGVMLSVIFTAFAMLSSIGSRDRAKGIGISIFVWLFFAIIYDGILLVLMFQFSDYPIEGIMATLAAINPIGLARIFVLLQLNISAMLGYSGAVFKDIFGSGGGMGISMVILFIWIAVPFLLSYIKFNKKDL
- a CDS encoding ABC transporter ATP-binding protein is translated as MIEIKNLTKKFNKFTALNQVNIRFNDGHSVALIGPNGCGKTTLIKCILGLNVVEDGDILVNNESVKEHYLYRKNIGYMPQIGRYPENMTIAQTIQMIKDTRKVSENELDTELLEAFELESIFDKKMRTLSGGTTQKVSAVLAFLFNPGIIILDEPTAGLDPLASEILKNKIIKEKNKGKLIIITSHLLSELDDIVSEIVFMNEGKVIVHQSVEELMTERKTEKISESIISILKEMKP
- the nosD gene encoding nitrous oxide reductase family maturation protein NosD: MVGKNQAYKTINSALAQAQNGDTILVQKGHYREGNINIQKSIALIGIGRPVLDGQMKYEIVSLRANKILLQGFKIINSGEDEVKNIGAVRLYDSQFSTIKNNIFENNYFGITIQRGYQCLIQNNKITTNRGKSQELIGDGVHVWSSAEIWIKNNYISGHKDGIYLEKANNTFVFRNISEKNKRYGLHFMFAHNNVYTGNIFKNNDAGVAVMYSRNVGMYKNKFLDNWGDGVYGLLLKDLTFSKIKNNIFNNNTAAIFMDGTSKVDLNNNQFSNNGWGIKLNANCMENRLMKNNFENNTFDVSTSGSLVMNIFKNNHWDKYEGYDLDKDQIGDVPFHPLSLYSVLSEQNPMIMLLYRAFFVEILDRSERLIPSLTPENFVDEKPQMKANEVM